A segment of the Frankineae bacterium MT45 genome:
CCACGTAGACGTGGACGAAGCGGCCGACGGCGACCGGCTCGTCGTCTTCGGTGAAGAGCGCGAGGCGGTAGACAACGCTGGAGTTGCCGAGCTTGCTGAGGCCGACGCCCGCGGTCACCACGGACGGGAAGTTCAGCTCGGCGAAGTACTGGCAGGACGTCTCGACGACCAACCCGATCTCGTCCAGGCGGCGGATGTCGGTGCCGGTCGCGTCGATGAGCCACCCATTCACTGCGGTATCGAAGAGCGAGTAGTGCACGACGTTGTTGACGTGGCCATAGATGTCGACGTCGGCCCAGCGGGTGGGTAGCTCCCTCAGCACCGCAAAATCATCGCGGCGCAGCTCGCGGCCCGTCCGTGCGCCCGGGTCTGCGCCGGTCACGAATCCGAGCTCGTCTTCCAGAGGTTGATGCCACCCTCAACCGCGTGCCGGTCGATCGCCGCCAACTCCTCGGCGCTGAACTCCAGGTTCTGCAGGGCGGCCAGGTTGTCCTCGAGCTGGGCCACGCTGCTGGCCCCGACCAGGACCGAGGTGACCCGCTGATCACGTAGGCACCAGGCCAGCGCGAGCTGGGCCAGCGACTGCCCGCGGGTGGCGGCGAGGTCGTTCAGCGCCCGGATGTGGGTGAGGTTCTGCTCGCTTAGCAGGTCCGGGTCCAGCGACTTGTCCTGCGCCATCCGTGACTCGGGCGGGATGCCGTCGAGGTACTTGGAGGTGAGCATGCCCTGGGCCAGGGGCGAGAAGGCGATCAGGCCGATGCCCTCCTGGCCGACGGTGTCGAGCAGGTCCTCCTCGATCCAGCGGTTGAGGAGGGAGTAGGAGGGCTGATGGATGAGGACCGGGGTGCCGAGATCGCGCAGGATGCGGACGGCCTGCGCGGTCCGCTCGCCGGAGTATGAGGAGATCCCGGCGTAGAGCGCCTTCCCCTGACGCACGGCCGTGTCGAGCGCGCCGAGCGTCTCCTCCAACGGGGTGTCCGGGTCGAAGCGGTGGGAGTAGAAGACGTCGACGTAGTCGACCCCCATCCGGGTCAGCGACTGGTCCAGGCTCGAGAGCAGGTATTTGCGCGAGCCGTGGTCGCCGTACGGTCCCGGCCACATGTCGTACCCGGCCTTGGTTGAGAGGAAGAGCTCATCGCGGTAGGGGCGGAAGTCGTCGCGGTAGTGCCGGCCGAAGTTGGTCTCGGCGCTGCCGTAGGGCGGCCCGTAGTTGTTGGCCAGATCGAAGTGGGTGACGCCGGCGTCGAAGGCCCGCCGCAGGATCGCGCGCTGCACGTCGAAGGGCTTGTCATCGCCGAAGTTGTGCCAGAGCCCGAGCGAGATGGCGGGCAGCAGCACCCCGCTGCGGCCACAGCGGCGGTAGGTCATCGTGTCGTAGCGGTCAGGGGCGGCTAGGTAGGTCACCGTCTCACCATATGACGCCGGATATGACGGTGCCCCACCAGGCAATTGCCGGGCGGGGCACCGTCGCGACGTGCGTCGCTGCTCAGGCGGTGGGCAGCACGTGGTCCTTGAACTGCTCGCGCAGCGTCTTCTTGCTGAACTTGCCGACGCTGGTCTTGGGGATCTCGTCGACGAAGACGACCTCGTCCGGCAGTTGCCACTTGTCGACCGTCTTGGCCAGGAAATCGATGATGTCCTGCGGCTGCAGTTGCTCACCCGGCTTGAGCACGACACAGGCGAAGGGGCGTTC
Coding sequences within it:
- a CDS encoding L-glyceraldehyde 3-phosphate reductase, with the translated sequence MTYLAAPDRYDTMTYRRCGRSGVLLPAISLGLWHNFGDDKPFDVQRAILRRAFDAGVTHFDLANNYGPPYGSAETNFGRHYRDDFRPYRDELFLSTKAGYDMWPGPYGDHGSRKYLLSSLDQSLTRMGVDYVDVFYSHRFDPDTPLEETLGALDTAVRQGKALYAGISSYSGERTAQAVRILRDLGTPVLIHQPSYSLLNRWIEEDLLDTVGQEGIGLIAFSPLAQGMLTSKYLDGIPPESRMAQDKSLDPDLLSEQNLTHIRALNDLAATRGQSLAQLALAWCLRDQRVTSVLVGASSVAQLEDNLAALQNLEFSAEELAAIDRHAVEGGINLWKTSSDS
- a CDS encoding acyl-CoA thioester hydrolase, which produces MTGADPGARTGRELRRDDFAVLRELPTRWADVDIYGHVNNVVHYSLFDTAVNGWLIDATGTDIRRLDEIGLVVETSCQYFAELNFPSVVTAGVGLSKLGNSSVVYRLALFTEDDEPVAVGRFVHVYVGATSRRPVPVPQSIRTALATLRVLPE